The Arachidicoccus terrestris genome includes the window TAGCAGTAAGGACGGCCACAGAGGCGGTGCAAATTTTTGGTGGATACGGCTATACAAAGGATTTTCCTGTGGAAAAATTTTATCGGGATGCCAAACTCTGCACTATCGGAGAAGGCACATCAGAAATCCAGAAAATTGTGATCGCCCGGGAGCTTCTAAGATAGTGTAACTGTCTGGCAAAGTTTGTCAATGCTGCCAGGAATATACTCAGGGAAGGTCTGGAAATATTGCCTGGCTGTGGTGCGCAGACGGACATTAAACAAAAAACAGGCGGAGGCACCCCCACCCGGAGCGTCTGTGAAGCCTGAAGCGAAGGCTATGCAAAAGTAAAAACCTAATACATAGCCGAACAGCAACAAGATAGTTATTGTGCGATAAGCGCACCATCAAGCAACGCAAGACAATTTCATATACCCGGAGGAGAGATGCGCATTGAAACCGGATCATTTATCAGGCATCTTTCCCTTATTTTGAGCGATTGTAGCTGTATCAAAAGACCGCTGTTGCCCTAACAACAGCGGTCTTTTGATATTCAATAAAATTGATATCAGGATTGTATATAATTATCTGATCACCGCACTGGTCATTTTATTAGCCGTTCTCTTTTCACTGTATTGCTTGGCGGCAGCCACGAAATGGACAAAGAGCGGGGCAGGATTTAGAACGGTACTTTTTAATTCGGGATGATATTGTACACCAATGAAGAAAGGGTGCGTCGGAACCTCCACGATCTCTACCAGACCTGTCTCGGGATTGAAACCGGTAGCCGGCATTCCCTTGTCAATAAATTGCTGCAGGTATTCATTATTAAACTCATACCGGTGACGATGCCTTTCCGAGATATTCACCTTTCCGTAAATTTTATGTGCCAATGACCCATCTTTGATCTCACAAGGATAGGCGCCGAGGCGCATAGTCCCGCCCATTAATTTTACCTTTTTCTGTTCTTCCATCATACTGATGACCGGATGCGTGGCATCTTCCTTCATTTCTGTAGAATGAGCTCCTTTCAGGCCAATTACATTGCGGGCAAATTCTATAACGGCCATCTGCATACCCAGGCAAATTCCAAAGAAAGGAATGCCGTGCTCTCTGGCATATTGAATGGCCATAATCTTACCTTCAATTCCTCTTTCTCCAAATCCTGGCGCTACCAGCATCCCGTCAAAGGATTCCAGTTTCTCTGCGACATTATCTTTAGTAATAAATTCGCTGTGAACATTGATGATCTGTACTTTCACCTCACAAGCCGCACCTGCATGAATAAAGCTCTCCAAAATCGATTTATAGGCATCCTGCAGTTCAATATACTTTCCGATCAGACCGATCGTGATTTTACTTTTTGGGTATTTCAATTTATCGAGGAAGACTTTCCATTGTTCTAGTTGTGGTTCTTTAATATCGGAGATCTGAAATTTTTTCAGACAGATCAAGTCCAGTTTCTCTCGAAGCATTTCCAGCGGCACTTCATAAATAGAAGAAGCATCCATCGCTTCTATTACGGCATCCTGTTTTACATTACAGAAAAGAGCTATTTTTCTCTTCAGTTCATTGGTGAGTGGTTCTTCAGTCCTGCAGACAATGATATCGGGATGCACCCCATTTTCACTCATGGTCTTAACAGAATGTTGTGTAGGTTTGGTCTTAAGTTCTTTTGCCGCCTTCAGATAAGGGATCAGCGTCAGGTGTACAACGCAAACATCTTCTTCGGGCAATTCCCATTGGATCTGGCGAATAGCTTCTACAAACGGCAGGCTTTCGATATCCCCTATTGTACCGCCGATTTCAGTGATAACCACGTCATAGTTACCGTCCCCGCCCAGCAATAGCATACGGCGCTTAATCTCATCGGTAATGTGAGGAATAACCTGGACAGTCTTACCCAGGTATGCTCCCTCCCGCTCTCTGTTGATCACCGTCTGATAGATCCTTCCCGTGGTAACGTTGTTCGCCTGGGAAGTATGAATATTCAGGAACCTTTCATAATGTCCCAAATCCAGGTCGGTCTCCGCACCATCTTCTGTTACATAACACTCTCCATGCTCATAAGGGTTCATGGTTCCGGGGTCGATATTGATATAAGGGTCAAAT containing:
- a CDS encoding CTP synthase, whose product is MAKYVFVTGGVTSSLGKGIIAASLAKLLQARGLKVTIQKFDPYINIDPGTMNPYEHGECYVTEDGAETDLDLGHYERFLNIHTSQANNVTTGRIYQTVINREREGAYLGKTVQVIPHITDEIKRRMLLLGGDGNYDVVITEIGGTIGDIESLPFVEAIRQIQWELPEEDVCVVHLTLIPYLKAAKELKTKPTQHSVKTMSENGVHPDIIVCRTEEPLTNELKRKIALFCNVKQDAVIEAMDASSIYEVPLEMLREKLDLICLKKFQISDIKEPQLEQWKVFLDKLKYPKSKITIGLIGKYIELQDAYKSILESFIHAGAACEVKVQIINVHSEFITKDNVAEKLESFDGMLVAPGFGERGIEGKIMAIQYAREHGIPFFGICLGMQMAVIEFARNVIGLKGAHSTEMKEDATHPVISMMEEQKKVKLMGGTMRLGAYPCEIKDGSLAHKIYGKVNISERHRHRYEFNNEYLQQFIDKGMPATGFNPETGLVEIVEVPTHPFFIGVQYHPELKSTVLNPAPLFVHFVAAAKQYSEKRTANKMTSAVIR